A stretch of Acidobacteriota bacterium DNA encodes these proteins:
- a CDS encoding cysteine hydrolase yields MGGDVSSSTRHSAKSALLVIDLANDFVFSGGVIADAGGPAYQARAQAIVPRLARLVEAARQAGVLVVYATDAHREGDSELAKWPPHAMKGTWNAQIVPALAPRPGDLVIEKQTYSPFVSSAIDAELRARGIERLYITGLHTDCCARHTSGDAFQRGYDLVWITDALDAFTDEAHRQGLEYFAAWYANDAARQMRTADQIVEEWRGALVS; encoded by the coding sequence ATGGGAGGCGATGTGTCGTCCAGCACCCGGCATTCAGCGAAGAGCGCGTTGCTCGTCATCGATCTGGCCAATGATTTCGTGTTTTCCGGCGGCGTGATCGCCGATGCCGGCGGCCCGGCGTACCAGGCGCGGGCGCAGGCGATCGTCCCGAGACTCGCGCGTCTCGTCGAGGCGGCACGGCAGGCCGGCGTCCTGGTCGTGTACGCGACGGATGCGCATCGCGAAGGCGACAGCGAGCTGGCGAAATGGCCGCCGCACGCGATGAAGGGCACGTGGAACGCGCAGATCGTGCCGGCGCTCGCGCCCCGTCCCGGCGACCTCGTGATCGAGAAGCAGACCTACAGCCCCTTCGTCAGCTCGGCGATCGACGCCGAGCTGCGCGCACGAGGCATCGAACGTCTCTACATCACCGGTCTGCACACGGACTGCTGCGCGCGTCACACGTCGGGCGACGCGTTCCAGCGGGGCTACGACCTCGTGTGGATCACCGACGCGCTCGACGCGTTCACCGACGAGGCGCATCGCCAGGGGCTCGAGTACTTCGCCGCCTGGTATGCGAACGACGCTGCACGCCAGATGCGAACGGCCGATCAGATCGTCGAGGAGTGGCGCGGCGCGCTCGTGTCGTAG